In the Hordeum vulgare subsp. vulgare chromosome 7H, MorexV3_pseudomolecules_assembly, whole genome shotgun sequence genome, one interval contains:
- the LOC123412817 gene encoding fatty acyl-CoA reductase 1-like — protein MVGTLNEQKITQYFKNKNILITGSTGLLGKVLLEKILRVQPDVKKIYLPVRAVDSVAAKERVDTEVVGNELFGILREKHGDMFQSFTVEKIVPFAGDVMYEDFGIDVVTLRELQLTEDLEIIINAAATTNFCERYDVALGVNVVGVKHMCNFAKKCPNLDVLLHISTAYVAGEKQGLVQERLFKDGETLRAGTHLNIDIELSIAKDLKKKLETDVDMSSKAMKELGLSRARHFGWPNTYVFTKTMGEMILSQLLRREDDIPVVIVRPSIITSILNDPLPGWIQGTRTIDKFLISYAKQNLPCALGDLDLTMDVIPSNMVVNAIISAIVTHSSLSNPKREGAEDSPVVYHVSSSTRHPVPYGILYRTAKRYFNEHPRVGTDGRVVPTREVWLINNITLFHFLVVVTFRFPLELLHVLSILCCGLFGLGPLYHDLAEKYRILIKLMDIYGPFALFKGCFDDFNLNKLRLSMIDDDASIFNFDPKTIDWEDYFYRVHIPGVMKYLFK, from the exons ATGGTTGGCACACTGAATGAACAGAAGATCACTCAATACTTCAAGAACAAGAACATCCTGATAACTGGATCAACAGGGCTTCTTGGAAAGG TACTATTGGAGAAGATACTCAGAGTTCAACCTGACGTGAAAAAGATCTATCTGCCGGTGCGAGCAGTGGACTCCGTCGCAGCAAAAGAACGGGTGGACACTGAG GTTGTAGGGAATGAGCTGTTTGGGATTCTGAGAGAGAAGCACGGGGACATGTTTCAATCTTTCACTGTAGAAAAGATCGTCCCGTTTGCGGGAGATGTGATGTACGAGGACTTTGGCATCGATGTTGTGACTCTAAGGGAGCTTCAGCTAACCGAGGATCTCGAAATCATCatcaatgctgctgccaccacaaATTTCTGTGAAAG GTATGATGTGGCTCTGGGGGTGAACGTGGTGGGAGTGAAGCATATGTGCAACTTCGCCAAGAAGTGCCCCAATCTAGATGTGCTCCTCCACATCTCCACAG CTTATGTAGCAGGTGAGAAACAAGGGCTTGTGCAAGAGAGATTGTTCAAGGACGGTGAGACACTACGTGCGGGGACCCACCTCAACATCGATATTGAGCTGAGCATAGCGAAAGACCTAAAAAAGAAACTTGAGACCGATGTTGACATGTCATCCAAAGCCATGAAGGAACTCGGCCTCTCTCGAGCCAGACACTTCGGTTGGCCGAACACATACGTGTTCACCAAGACGATGGGGGAGATGATATTATCCCAGCTGCTCCGGCGTGAGGACGACATTCCTGTTGTCATTGTACGACCTAGCATTATCACCAGCATCCTCAACGACCCGTTGCCAGGATGGATCCAAGGCACCAG GACGATTGACAAGTTCTTGATCAGCTATGCAAAGCAGAACCTACCATGTGCCTTGGGTGATCTTGACCTCACCATGGATGTG ATTCCGAGCAACATGGTGGTCAATGCCATTATTTCTGCCATAGTGACACACAGCTCGTTGTCGAATCCGAAGAGGGAGGGGGCGGAGGACTCACCAGTGGTGTACCACGTGAGCTCCTCGACGCGGCACCCAGTGCCATATGGGATTCTATACCGGACGGCCAAACGTTACTTCAATGAGCATCCACGGGTGGGCACCGACGGTCGCGTCGTTCCTACCCGCGAGGTGTGGTTAATCAACAATATCACCTTGTTCCACTTCTTAGTGGTGGTCACGTTCCGTTTCCCTCTCGAACTCCTCCACGTGTTATCTATCCTCTGTTGCGGCCTATTTGGGCTAGGTCCACTATACCATGACCTGGCGGAGAAGTACAG GATCCTCATAAAGCTCATGGACATATATGGACCCTTTGCGTTGTTCAAGGGATGCTTCGATGACTTCAACCTCAATAAGCTCCGACTCTCCATGATTGACGATGATGCTAGCATCTTCAACTTTGATCCCAAGACCATTGACTGGGAAGACTACTTCTACAGGGTGCACATCCCTGGCGTCATGAAGTACTTGTTCAAGTAA